The Streptomyces kanamyceticus genome window below encodes:
- the rsmI gene encoding 16S rRNA (cytidine(1402)-2'-O)-methyltransferase, whose translation MTGSADSPGTLVLAGTPIGDVADAPPRLATELASADVVAAEDTRRLRRLTQALGVQVGGRVVSYFEGNESARTPELVEALVGGARVLLVTDAGMPSVSDPGYRLVAAAVERDVRVTAVPGPSAVLTALALSGLPVDRFCFEGFLPRKAGERLSRLKDVAEDRRTLVYFEAPHRIADTLAAMAEAFGEERRAAVCRELTKTYEEVKRGSLKELAEWAADGVRGEITVVVEGAAVKSAGELGPDELVRRVRVREEAGERRKEAIVAVAAEAGLPKREVFDAVVAAKNADRDGPSKSKGLS comes from the coding sequence TCGGCGATGTCGCCGACGCGCCGCCCCGGCTCGCCACCGAGCTGGCCTCGGCCGATGTCGTCGCCGCCGAGGACACCCGCAGGCTGCGCCGCCTCACCCAGGCCCTCGGGGTGCAGGTCGGCGGCCGTGTCGTCTCCTACTTCGAGGGCAACGAGTCGGCGCGCACGCCCGAGTTGGTCGAGGCCCTGGTGGGCGGCGCGCGCGTGCTGCTCGTGACGGACGCGGGGATGCCGTCGGTCTCCGACCCCGGCTACCGCCTCGTCGCGGCCGCCGTGGAGCGGGACGTGCGCGTGACCGCGGTGCCGGGCCCCTCCGCGGTGCTCACGGCACTCGCGTTGTCGGGGCTGCCGGTGGACAGGTTCTGCTTCGAGGGCTTCCTGCCGCGCAAGGCGGGCGAGCGGCTCTCCCGCCTGAAGGACGTCGCGGAGGACCGCAGGACCCTCGTCTACTTCGAGGCCCCGCACCGCATCGCCGACACCCTCGCCGCGATGGCCGAGGCGTTCGGCGAGGAGCGCAGGGCCGCGGTCTGCCGCGAGCTGACCAAGACGTACGAGGAGGTCAAGCGCGGTTCCCTCAAGGAACTGGCCGAGTGGGCGGCCGACGGCGTACGCGGCGAGATCACCGTCGTCGTCGAGGGCGCCGCGGTGAAGAGCGCGGGCGAACTCGGCCCCGACGAGCTGGTGCGCAGGGTGCGGGTGCGCGAGGAGGCGGGCGAGCGGCGCAAGGAGGCGATCGTCGCCGTCGCCGCGGAAGCGGGCCTTCCCAAGCGCGAGGTCTTCGATGCCGTCGTGGCGGCAAAGAATGCGGATCGCGACGGCCCATCGAAGAGCAAAGGACTATCGTAA